The Spinacia oleracea cultivar Varoflay chromosome 2, BTI_SOV_V1, whole genome shotgun sequence DNA segment atcacaacaactttattatggactgctacgcttcgcagtaaagtgcccaaacggcatttattttctttacttgttactgatcacatccatacacttcgttgaatgctacgcttcacaatggagtgccccttaacggcatttattttctccaaagctactaatcacaacaactttattatggactgctacgcttcgcagtaaagtgcccaaacggcatttattttctttactgttactgatcacatccatacacttcgttgaatgctacgcttcacaatggagtgccccttaacggcatttattttctccaaagctactaatcacaacaactttattatggactgctacgcttcgcagtaaagtgcccaaacggcatttattttctttactgttactgatcacatccatacacttcgttgaatgctacgcttcacaatggagtgccccttaacggcatttattttctccaaagctactaatcacaacaactttattatggactgctacgcttcgcagtaaagtgcccaaacggcatttattttctttactgttactgatcacatccatacacttcgttgaatgctacgcttcacaatggagtgccccttaacggcatttattttctccaaagctactaatcacaacaactttattatggactgctacgcttcgcagtaaagtgcccaaacggcatttattttctttactgttactgatcacatccatacacttcgttgaatgctacgcttcacaatggagtgccccttaacggcatttattttctccaaagctactaatcacaacaactttattatggactgctacgcttcgcagtaaagtgcccaaacggcatttattttctttactgttactgatcacatccatacattacCTTTGCGTGTTGATTTATGCAGcgtttgttttttgcttttttcttcCTTCATTTATGGACTGGTCGTATTTGAGGACCGCCCTAATTATACATAACAGCAAAATGCAGACTGCTATTGCAATCAGCCTGCTCATACATCATCattacagttttttttttttttcaaacataGTACTTTCTCAGAGTACTGGCGTTCCAGGAGTTTTTGAGCGTGGTACCATCCATTTGCATTAACCGGTATGATCCAGGAACTATTTCCTCCCATAtctggtatggtccttcccaattggCTGTCAGCTTTCCTTGAGCATTTCCTTTTCCTGTTGCCGCCGTTCTCCGCAGTACCAGGTCTCCTACTCCTAGAGGCCGATGTttcactttcttgttgtatgctCTGCTCATTCTGCTTTTGTATGCTGCCGAACTTACTTCTGCTTTCATGCGGATTTCTGGCATGAAATCCAACTGATGTCGCAGCAGCTGATCGTTTCTCTCCTCATCGTAATGCTGGATTCGCATGGTTGGCAGAGCCATTTCTGCCGGTATAACAGCCTCAGATCCGAAGCTTAATTTGAACGGACTCTCGCCGGTAGCCTCCTTGATAGCAATTCTGTTGCACCACAGAATCTCTGGCATAAGATCTGCCCATTTGCCTTTACAGTCTTCTAGCTTCTTTTTCAGTGCAGCCAGGATTTGCTTATTCGCCGCCTCTGCTTGCCCATTGCTCTGTGGGTGACATACTGACGAGTGAGCTAACTTTACTCTGTATAACCCCAGGAAGCATTGTATGGGTGCACAATCAAACTGTGCTCCATGGTCAAAAACTATTGCCTGCGGCAGCCCGAatcttgttattatatttttccatatGAATTTTTTCACCTGGTTTGCCGTTATTTTTGCTACCGgctctgcttctatccacttggtgaagtagtccACTGCTACTATTAAGAACTTGCGCCCTCCAGCCGCCATTGGGAATGGTCCAAcaatatccattccccattGTGCGAATGGGATTGGGTTCAGAATGGGCATCAAATCATTGGCCGGCAAGTTTATCACAGCTGAAAACTTTTGACATTTCTCGCACTTTTTTACATAAGCTCGACAATCTTCTAACATTGTTGGCCAGTAATAGCCTTGCCTTTGACAGATGATGGCAAGGGGTTTTCCACCGGCATGGTTCCCACATGTTCCTTCGTGCATCTCTTCGATTAGCCTTGCTGACTCGAATGCTGTTAGGCACCTTAAGAATGGCAGGCTAAATGACTTTTTGTACAACCGTCCCCACAGGATGATGTACCAAACCGAGTCCCTTCTTGTCTTTTTGGCCTCTGCAAAATCTGCTGGTAGCGCTCCAGTCTGTATGTATGTTTGGATATTATCGTACCATTCTGAGGTAGTTGTGATGGCCATGACCCGTATTATCTCCGACTCCGTACTTCGCTTATTCATGACTTCCATCATGACTGTTCTTTTCAAGTCGGCgacatttgaacttgctaaCTTTGATAGGGCGTCTGCCAGTGTGTTCTCTGCTCGGGGTACCAGATTAATGCTGAATTTCTCTAGCTGAGCCGACACCGACCTCAACTTCTCCAGGTATTTGACCATCGAAGGTTCTTTGGCCTCATATTCTCCGCTGAATTGACTTGCTACCAGCTGGGAGTCTGTTGTCAGTATTACTCTTTTGGCATCTGCTGCGAGGCACATTTGGATGCCGGCAATTGTTGCCTCGTATTCTGCCTCGTTATTTGACGCGTTGAACGTAAACTTTATAGCATACTCAAAAATGTCTCCTGCTGGCGATTTCATGATTATTCCAGCCCCACTGCCTGTCTGTGCAGCTGAACCATCCACTGACACATCCCATACTTCAGCTTGTATTTCATCCTCTTGGTATGACGCTTCAACTATGAAGTCCGCCAATGCCTGGGCTTTGATTGCAGTTCTTGGCCGGAATTCCAAGTCAAACTCGGACAACTCTATTGCCCATTTTAGCAACCGGCCTGATGTATCTAGCTTGCTGATGGCTTTTTCGAGAGGAAAGTTTGTTAGCACTTCGATTGTATGCGCATCAAAGTATGGTCTTAACTTTCTAGCCGCGATGAGGACTGCATATGCCATTTTTTCCACCAACGTGTACCTTGTTTCTGGGCCGTTTAGCACATGGCTCACAAAATATACCGGCTGCTGCCCTTTGTTTTCTGTTTCGGCTACCAGTACTGCTGCAACTGTTTTTGGCGACGCCGATATGTACAGTTGTAATTTGCCGCCCTCTTTTACCCTTGCTATTGTTGGCAGGTTTTTTAAGTGACTTTTTAGAGCTTCAAAGGCCTCTTGCTCTGCCGGCCCCCATTTGAACTTCTTGTTTTGCCTCAGGGTTGTGAAGAAGGGCATTTGCTTATCTGCCGACTTGCTCACAAATCTGTTTAAGGCGGCCATTTTTCCTGTCAGCCGCTGTATGTCTTTTACGCTCTTGGGTTGCGGCAGACTGATGATTGCTTCTACTTTTTCAGGGTTGGCGTCTATGCCACGCTCGCTGACCAAGAAACCCAGGAATTTTCCCGACCTTactccgaagacgcatttttttgggtttaatttcatCCTGTATTTTCTCAAAGTTTCAAAAGTTTCTCGGAGGTCGCTAACATGATCCTCCTCCTTCCGGCTTTTTACGATAGAGTCATCTACATAGACCTCCACGTTTCTGCCTTTTTGGTCGGCGAACACCTTGTCAACCAGCCTTTGATATGTTGCCCCTGCATTTTTCAACCCGAACGGCATCGCCTTATAACAGAAAACTCCTGCATCTGTGATAAAGGCCGCCTTCTTCCTATCTGATTTATGCAGGCTGACCTGATGATACCCTGAGAAAGCATCTAGGAAACTGAGCATTGCGTGACCGCTAGTGGAGTCTACCAGCCTATCAATCCGTGGCAGGGGGTAGAAATCTTTCGGACATGCTCTGTTAAGGTtggtgaaatctacgcacattctccaTGACCCACTTGACTTTTTTACCATTACCACGTTTGCCAACCATTCGGGGTAGTCACATGGCTCAATGAAACCTGCCGCCAGAAGTTTATCCACCTCTTCTTGTATTGCTGTCATTTTCTCCGTGGAGAAATTACGTTTTTTCTGCCGTACAAGCCTAACATTTCTGTCGGCGTTTAATCGGTGAACCATTATCTCTGGATCGATACCAGGCATCTCATCCGCCGAGAATGCGAAGATGTCAGCGTGCTCTCTCAGCAAGCTTATGAGGTTGACCTTCATGTCACTCCCCATTTCCGTACCGATCACGACTGTTCTATCCATGTTTCCAGCCTCCAGCTCGATATTTTCTGTCAGACCATCTGGCATTGGTCTTGGTGCTGATACCGGCCTTTCATCAAAGTGTTCCATGTTTAGGTCGGTTCGACCCCTTTTTGTGCAGCTCTTTCTTTTTGACAGTTGTTCTTGTCTTGCCGGCTTAGTAGTCAAGTGTATCTCTTGCCTTGCCGGCTCAGTAGTCAAGTTCACTTCTGGGACCATTCTTCCCGGTGTTCTCAAAGCAGTCAAGTAACAGGACCTTGCCGCCAACTGACTTCCCCTTATCTTTGCCGGCCTTTCCAGGTTCGACATATATATCATTGTCAAGTGATAGGTGGAGACTACCGCCTGCACGTCATGTATGAATGGGCGACCGATGATCACATTGTAGGCCGCTGGCACTTTAATGATTAGGAAATCCACCATGAGATCTCGCATTTCGGATCCTTCTCCGATTTTCACCGGCAGCCTTATACTACCCTCTGGGTACACTGTAGATCCTGAGAAACCGATTACTGGGTAGTTTACCCTTTGAAGTTCGTCCTCTGGTATGTGCAATTGTTTGAAAGCTTCCCAGAAGATGATGTTTGCTGAGCTGCCGCCGTCTACCAGTACTCTGTTCACATCGGCATTTGCTATATCAATTGTAAGAACTAGTGGGTCATCATGCGGGAAAATGATGCCTCTGCAATCCGATTCCAAGAATGTCATCACTGGTATGCTGGGTGGGTTAGGCCACACTCTTGTGTTATGAAAGTTTACCATGTGCCTGTGTTCCTCCAAGCTTCTACTGGCGCCGCTTATTGTCCCTCCGTGGACTGGGCCGCCAGAAATTACATACACGGGTGGTTTTTTCCCGCCATCCCTCTGTTCTGCTCTGGCACTGGTTTCCGGCTGTTTTTGCTCGATTCTAGGCGGCTGATATGGTTGCTCGATTCTAGggtattgttgttgattttgctgTTGTGGCCGGTATGAATTGGTAGGGTTTCCTCCCACCGAGTTGTTGTTACCATTGCCCTGCCTTGCCCTATACTGTGAGAAATACCCCTTTCTGACCatatcctcaatgttgtctttgagGTCTCTGCAGTCCTCTGTTAGGTGGCCGTGCTCATTATGGAAGTCACAGAATTTCTTGACATTCCTTTCCCTACTCTGCATTGGTGGCGGCCTTCTCCAGCCATCCATCTTGttgtttatgttataaattgcCGTCCGCGGTGTGTTCAGCGGAGTGTAGTTATCAAAGAGTCCTCTGGACTCCCTTCTGTCTTGCCGGCTTTTCTGCCCTTGTGGATTGGCATTtctgttattctggtttctctgCCCTGCCCCTTGCTGATTATTGCTCTGATGAAAATTGTTTCCTCCTTTTCCCGTCTGTGGGTTATAGCCTGGATTGTACCCGACATTTCCGCCGGTTGCCACTACCACATTGGAGATCTTCATCATTTCATCCCCCCTGATGTACTCGTTGGCTTTGTGCAGGACGTCACCCAGATTGGTGTATGACTTTCGGCTGAGATATTTCTTGAATTCGCACTCTTGCATTCCCCTCATAAGAGCCAGAACGGCAACCTCCTGCTGCAAATTGGGGATAGTGATTGACTCGTTGTTAAAGCGGGTGAGATAATCCCTTAACGGCTCTCTATCTCTTTGAGCGAACGACATCAACTCTCCCGGTgatttctttctcttctgtttGCTCACAAATCGTGACAAAAACGACGCCTGCAGCTGTCGGAAGCTGTATATGGAGTGTGCCTCTATGCCCTTATACCAGCTCGCTGCAACTCCTAGGAGTGTGGATGGGAACACTTTGCACCACATGGCATCAGAATCAGTGTACAGCATCATGTGCTGTTCGAATGTGGTGCAGTGATCCTCCGGATCTGTCGTCCCATCGTATCTCCCTGTCGGGATTTTTATCCTTTCCATCCTTTCTTCTAGGATTTCTCGGCACAGGGGAGAATCCTTTGGCTGGATTGTCTGCCGTCTAGCTATCTGTAGAACCGGCGCTCTTCGTTCGTATTCCGCGATGGGGACTTGCTCTGTTTCAGGCCATTCTGTTTCCGCCGGATCCGAGCGCTTTCTTTTTTCTGGGGTGTTTTCTTGATTCAGGGCGGTTAGGAGATCCCTAACAGGTAACTGGGGAACCGTCGACCTGGTCTTTCTTAGACTGCCGACTGACCCTGGCTGCTGCGAGGCTGGTAGCTCTGACAAAGCGGCCATCACCGCTGACAGTGTTTTCAATTGCTCTCCCGTGAATACTTCCGACAGGGGAGACAGGCGCTCCTGCAGCGTCTGTTCCAGCGGAGTTTTCGGTTGCTCTCTGGCAGGGCTTTCTATTTCTAACTCATCATCGTCCTCCACTGTAAATTCCATTTGTGCCGGTATGGAGGTGTTTTTTGTTATTGGGCTGATAACTGATTGTGCTTGTGACGGATGGACGGGGTTTAGAAGTGAGGGTTGGAACTTGGAGGTTGTCGCCGGTTGTGGGGTTGTTGCTTTTTCTtgacttttctttgattttttaccGTCTTTCTGTGAGAAATCCATGCTGACTGTTCTACCGTTTCAAGGGATaaggtcccctccttctagcgccaattgttccgggtgtggaatgagaacagctgactgtgggatactGGATTCCTGTCGAGATTGCCGATTGatatctgcacaacagaatggattaactagcctcgggggtggttcgaggatcccccctccgatgcttaagtaagattactgagagattaagagatgattaagagatgattagagagtaagaaagaagtgtgtttaagtatttgtgtacctcatagcaataaatgaggtgctccttatatagaccaatccaagggtacgatctggtaggtcccttgtggttagatagcgacctgttgatagtgaCCCTTGGTTGGTTGTCTTCATGATAATGCCGGTAGGTTGTCTTGCAAATAATGCCGGTAGAGGATATTTACCTAAGATGATCAGATTACCTGCAGGTTAAGTTTACATACGGAGAGTTCTGCCGGTACCAGGtggtgccggtaggacaccccgtacatatatataagttaaatcatagtcatgtgggattttgttagattcgtatcaatgtgtatttttaaaatatcaacatTTTATAACTTTTGCTTCACgtgaattaaaaatattaatgatcAAGTTGTGAATTGACATTCGTAAAAGTGACCAACGTTGCGATTAAAAACGAACAGAGAAAGTATATTAaaacgaatctaacaaaatctCGCAAGACTATATTATTTCTCAAACATAATGgtcaaaaattttaaaatttgaccGAAAATTAACAATTGGGCAATCTTTAGACACGGATGGAGTAGTTGGTAAAGATTTCACTGGGTCTATGATCTGAAGCCGTCATAGAAATAGATGACCCATTTGAGGGGCCCAAACCTTGTTCTCCTTTTTGAAGGAAAATAATACAGTAAGAAAAAGGACGTTAGGACTTAGGAGGTCCCGCCACTGTGGAGACCATTGCATTCTGCAACGGCTACTTCCATTTTCACATAGCCGTTGAAGTTGCGAACGGAAATTCAAAATTGTGATTAACAACTTCACCAAAAAGCAATCATACAAAAACGTTTCTCCGCCACCAAAAAGCTCAGAATCTGAAAATACAGTTGAAAATGGTATACACATATACACCAGCATACTATTCGTCTTTCCAGGATTCAATCAGTTCAATCTGCAAATCAATTCTTCCATTCTCTTCAAAGAAGAGAAAATTAATTGCAGCTGAACAGAAGCTGTCCAAACAGCAATCTGATAACCTCAAATGGCAGCAGAATTCATTCCATCAGATCCTTAATTTAATGGGTCTTCATAAAGAAGGGATTATGCCAGAATCCGAGGTCTCCGCTCTCAGAACTCACCTCCTTGATACCCTCATTGCATCCAAGGGACCCCACTATGACCCTCCCCCGATTCTGAGGGATAAGCTCCTCTTTCTCCAGGTTTGATCCGGATCATTTTGCatcttttttaattgaattttgttAGAGGGTTGTGTTGTAACTTGTTAATTGTAATTGTTGTTGATTCGTTTATACAGGAGCTTCTGTATGCAAAATGCATTTCTGCAGAGGAGTATCAT contains these protein-coding regions:
- the LOC130467596 gene encoding uncharacterized protein — its product is MDFSQKDGKKSKKSQEKATTPQPATTSKFQPSLLNPVHPSQAQSVISPITKNTSIPAQMEFTVEDDDELEIESPAREQPKTPLEQTLQERLSPLSEVFTGEQLKTLSAVMAALSELPASQQPGSVGSLRKTRSTVPQLPVRDLLTALNQENTPEKRKRSDPAETEWPETEQVPIAEYERRAPVLQIARRQTIQPKDSPLCREILEERMERIKIPTGRYDGTTDPEDHCTTFEQHMMLYTDSDAMWCKVFPSTLLGVAASWYKGIEAHSIYSFRQLQASFLSRFVSKQKRKKSPGELMSFAQRDREPLRDYLTRFNNESITIPNLQQEVAVLALMRGMQECEFKKYLSRKSYTNLGDVLHKANEYIRGDEMMKISNVVVATGGNVGYNPGYNPQTGKGGNNFHQSNNQQGAGQRNQNNRNANPQGQKSRQDRRESRGLFDNYTPLNTPRTAIYNINNKMDGWRRPPPMQSRERNVKKFCDFHNEHGHLTEDCRDLKDNIEDMVRKGYFSQYRARQGNGNNNSVGGNPTNSYRPQQQNQQQYPRIEQPYQPPRIEQKQPETSARAEQRDGGKKPPVYVISGGPVHGGTISGASRSLEEHRHMVNFHNTRVWPNPPSIPVMTFLESDCRGIIFPHDDPLVLTIDIANADVNRVLVDGGSSANIIFWEAFKQLHIPEDELQRVNYPVIGFSGSTVYPEGSIRLPVKIGEGSEMRDLMVDFLIIKVPAAYNVIIGRPFIHDVQAVVSTYHLTMIYMSNLERPAKIRGSQLAARSCYLTALRTPGRMVPEVNLTTEPARQEIHLTTKPARQEQLSKRKSCTKRGRTDLNMEHFDERPVSAPRPMPDGLTENIELEAGNMDRTVVIGTEMGSDMKVNLISLLREHADIFAFSADEMPGIDPEIMVHRLNADRNVRLVRQKKRNFSTEKMTAIQEEVDKLLAAGFIEPCDYPEWLANVVMVKKSSGSWRMCVDFTNLNRACPKDFYPLPRIDRLVDSTSGHAMLSFLDAFSGYHQVSLHKSDRKKAAFITDAGVFCYKAMPFGLKNAGATYQRLVDKVFADQKGRNVEVYVDDSIVKSRKEEDHVSDLRETFETLRKYRMKLNPKKCVFGVRSGKFLGFLVSERGIDANPEKVEAIISLPQPKSVKDIQRLTGKMAALNRFVSKSADKQMPFFTTLRQNKKFKWGPAEQEAFEALKSHLKNLPTIARVKEGGKLQLYISASPKTVAAVLVAETENKGQQPVYFVSHVLNGPETRYTLVEKMAYAVLIAARKLRPYFDAHTIEVLTNFPLEKAISKLDTSGRLLKWAIELSEFDLEFRPRTAIKAQALADFIVEASYQEDEIQAEVWDVSVDGSAAQTGSGAGIIMKSPAGDIFEYAIKFTFNASNNEAEYEATIAGIQMCLAADAKRVILTTDSQLVASQFSGEYEAKEPSMVKYLEKLRSVSAQLEKFSINLVPRAENTLADALSKLASSNVADLKRTVMMEVMNKRSTESEIIRVMAITTTSEWYDNIQTYIQTGALPADFAEAKKTRRDSVWYIILWGRLYKKSFSLPFLRCLTAFESARLIEEMHEGTCGNHAGGKPLAIICQRQGYYWPTMLEDCRAYVKKCEKCQKFSAVINLPANDLMPILNPIPFAQWGMDIVGPFPMAAGGRKFLIVAVDYFTKWIEAEPVAKITANQVKKFIWKNIITRFGLPQAIVFDHGAQFDCAPIQCFLGLYRVKLAHSSVCHPQSNGQAEAANKQILAALKKKLEDCKGKWADLMPEILWCNRIAIKEATGESPFKLSFGSEAVIPAEMALPTMRIQHYDEERNDQLLRHQLDFMPEIRMKAEVSSAAYKSRMSRAYNKKVKHRPLGVGDLVLRRTAATGKGNAQGKLTANWEGPYQIWEEIVPGSYRLMQMDGTTLKNSWNASTLRKYYV